The DNA window ATGTTGATAACCGCTACAATGGTCATGATAACAATGATGATCAGTTCATTCTGATTCTGTAACTCAAGCCAGTCGAAGATATTGGGATAGATATCACGGATGGTGCGGGTAAATAGCTGGTCGGGCAATACGTTGTTGTCGATGATGCGGGCGGTGGTGTCCATGAGATGATAATCATTCAGCATGATCTCATAACCTCCTACCTGAGCAGGTTCCCAGTCATTGAGACGGCGAACGAGATTAAGATCACCAATCACATAGGTTTTATCGTATTCTTCAATGCCTGTTTTATAAATACCGGATACCAGTAGTTTACGGGCACGTGGCGGCAGTCCGTTGCCCTGGATGAAGTAAATGATGACTTTATCATTTACTTTTACCTGCAGTTCCTGCGCCATGTTGGCGGATATCATGATCTCCGAGGTGTAGCTGGTATCGCTGAATTGCAGTGGCCTGCCGGATTGGAGGAAACGTTTCAGCTGTGGCCAGTCATAACTTTTATCCACTCCTTTGAAGATGATACCGTCGATTTCCTTTTCAGACTTGATGATGGCTGATTTGGTAGCATAAGGGCTGATGGTTTTAATACCGGGTACCCGTTGGATGCTGTCTATCAGGGTAGGAGTGGAGGTAAAGGGAATTTCTTCTGTCAGTGGTCCGGCATTGGGTTGGTATTGGTTGACATGAAGATGTCCCCAGAAACTGAATATCTTATCCTGGATTACTTCCTGAAAGCCGTTGACCAGGGCTGTTGCCAGGATCATTACCGCTACGCTTACTGCGGTGGCAGCAACAGCGATGTTGATAATGAACTTTGAAAAAGAGGATGCTTTGTTGAAAGCAATCCTTCTGGCAATAAAAGAAGATAATTCCATTATGTTGTTTTCTGGCTATTAAAGCAAATGTAGGAAATCAAAAATGTCTAAATAACTAAATCTCTAAATAAGCAAATAATCGTAACTTGAATACCATCAATTAGCCAGTATGCGTACAGCAGCAATTCTTTTATGGGTGGTCCTGGCAGCAAGCCTGTTTTCCGCGAGGGTAATGGCCCAGTCAAATGTCATTACACCGGACCATGTTTATTACAACAATATTAAGTCGGTCAAATTCAATCAGACGGGAGATCCTCTCAGTATGCCCATGTACACGATCGGTACCGGCGAAAAGCTGGAGTTGTCTTTCGATGATATGGACAATGACGTGAAAAACTACTACTATTCTTTTGTACTCTGTAATGCAGACTGGACGCCGGCTCAGGTAAACCAGTTTGATTACATGCGCGGTTTTTCAGAGACCAGGATACTGAATTACAAAATGTCGAGTGTGGCCTTACAACGTTATACTCACTATAGTGTACATCTACCGGGCACCAACAGCTATCCGATCAAGTCGGGCAACTATCTGTTGAAAGTTTACCTGGACAGTGACACCACACAGCTGGCCTTTACCCGCCGTCTGTACGTGGTGGAAAACAAGGCCGGCATCGCCGGATTTATTCAGCAGCCTATTACTCCGAAACTTTTCCGGACACATCAGAAAATAAATTTTGAGATCAACACCGGCTCTCTGAATATCCAGAATCCTTTTGATCAGATCAAGGTGGTCATCCTCCAAAACTATCGTTGGGATAATGCAATCACCAACCTGAAACCGCAGTTTATCAATGGTAACACCATCAAATACAATGCAGAAATGGATTGTATAATGCCCGCCGGGAAAGAATTCCGCTGGATAGATCTGAGAAGCTTCCGGCTGCAGACAGAAAGGGTACGTCACTCGGAATATCATAGTAACAGCACCGATGTTTTTGCAGTACCGGATGTTGAAAGGGCAGATAAATTATACCAGTTTATCAAGGATCTCAACGGTAAATATTATCTGGCTACCATAGATAACTATGATCCCAATTTTGAAGGGGACTACGCCTCTGTGCATTTTTCTTTTCTGGCACCGGAGCCTTATGCCGGATATGATATGTATCTTTTCGGAGAGGTGACCAACTACGAATGCAACAGCAACAGTAAGATGACCTATAATGCTGCCAGCCGGGCTTATGAAGCGACGTTATTTCTGAAACAGGGATACTATAATTATATCTATGGCCTGGTAGATAAAACAGTTCCCAATGCTAAATTCAATACCGAACTGACAGAAGGTGACTACTGGGAAACGGAAAATAATTACACGATTCTGTTATATTTCCGTCCGCTGGGTGGAAGGGCCGATGAGCTGGTATCCAGTGTGACGCTCAATTCTATTCTGAATCGTAAATAACGTACGATATTATACTAAAAGCAAAGTCCTGATGATACCATCAGGACTTTTGCATTTTTAACAATAAAACACCTTAATATAACAACAAAACAACTTGTACATTTTATGAGCCGACGGTTTGCCGGAGTTTCACAATGTTGGCGGCGCCGCGTTTGATAATGATGCGAGTGCCTCTGTCGAAAGTGAAATAGCGGTAGAACCAGTTGATGAATACCACCAGTTTGTTTCTGAATCCCAGAAGGCTCATGAGGTGCACGACCATCCATACCATCCAGGCGATGTAACCGCTGAGACGCGTATTGAAAATTTCAGCTACGGCCCTGTTGCGTCCGATGGTGGCCATACTGCCAAGATCTTTGTAGTAGAAGCCTTTCATGGTTTTATTTTCCATCATCAGGCGGAGATTGTGGGCCAGGTTTTTACCTTGTTGAATGGCTACCTGTGCCACCATGGGATAACCTTTCGGGAAACGCGGATCGTTGGTCATTTGTGCGATATCACCGATAGCGAATATATTATTGAATCCTTTGAGCTGGTTAAATTCGTTGACAAGTATACGGCCGTTGGGTAATATGATATCCTGCGGCAAACCCGCTACAGGTACACCTTTTACGCCGGCAGACCATAAAAGGGATTGTGATTGTATCTTTTCACCTGTGCTGAGGATGGCAGTATTACCATCATATTCTTTTACGCCGGTGTTGACCAATACTTTTACCCCTACGTCCTGCAGTGCTTTCATGGTGTGCTCAGACGTTTTTTCACTGAAAGAAGCCAGCACTCTGGGGCCTGCTTCAATGAGATATACCTCCATCAGTGATTGAGGCAGTGTTGGGTAGTCTTTGGGCATGATATATTTGCGTAATTCAGCGAAGGCTCCTGCAAGCTCTACGCCGGTGGGCCCGCCACCTACCATGATGAAGTTGAGCTTGGGTTTTATTTCCTCCGGATCTTTCAACAGCAGACTTTCCTCAAACTGTTTCACCACATAATTCCTGATCTGTACTGCTTCGATGAGCGATTTCATGCCGATAGCATGTTGTTCGATTGCCTTGTTGCCGAAGAAGTTAGTATTGCTACCGGTAGCAAACACGAGGTAGTCGTAACGTATTTCCCCTATACCTGTTTCGAGGATATTGTCTGCAGTCCTAACTCCCGTGACTTCCGCCATTCGGAAGACCAGGTTTTTCTGTTTGCTGAAGATACCTCGGAGTGGGAAGGCGATGCTGTCGGGTTCCAGGCCTGCGGTAGATACCTGGTAGAGCAAAGGTTGGAAAAGATGGTAGTTGTTTCTGTCCAGCAAGACTACCTGAACTGGTGCATGTTTAAGCTGTTTGGCCAGGTTAATACCGCCAAATCCTCCACCTACAATTACGACGCGCGGTTGAGCAGACTCCGGAATATTGGGCTGAATCATAGTTCATCTATTTATTTTATATAGCAATGTGGATGTGGCATTCTCATGATTAACACTGTATGTAAAGCTCAAATGCTGTACCAAGTGCTAATTTTTATCAAAGTTATGAAACTTTCAGAAAAAAATGAAAAATAACTGTGATGAGAATGATTTTTCTGATAGTCCTGATGAACTGTAGATTTTTTGGACTGTGATATTTTTTGATGCCGGGTGATGATGCTGATGTGCGAAGATTAGGTTTGATTTTTTGTGTGCAGAGATGGATGGAGGAAGATATTGTTTGCTGATGTTTGTTTTTTGAGGAAGGCGATTGATTGGTAACAGAATGATGAGGAGATAGGATGGTATTTGCAGAGATGGGGAAGAAGATGATTTGTAAGATAGATGATATCGGAGGATGATGGAGGAGAGAGAATAGTGGTTTGTTGTAGAGATGAGGTAGATAGTTGTGGTGAAAAAAAACATTCCAGCCTCTGTATGATTGAAGGCTGGAATGTTCCTATCAAAATAAAAAAATCTTCATTAATAAAAGTGATTTCCGCTTATCAGAATTATCGGCATCCATCAGGAACTCTTATTGATTCAGCAACCCTTTATAATATCGCAGTTACTCTTTTTAATTCTGTAACGCGTTATATATCACAGTTGCAGCGATGGCTCCCGCCAGCGGACCGACGATAGGTATCCAGGCGTAAGCCCAGTCGCTGCTGCCTTTGCCGGGAATTGGCAGAAGAGCATGCATAATGCGGGGGCCCAGGTCTCTGGCGGGATTGATGGCATAGCCGGTAGGGCCTCCGAGAGACAGGCCTATGGCCAGCACAAGGAGGGCGACAGGCAGTGCGTCGAGCGAACCGATGCCGGTAGTGGGTTTGGTGATGTAGAAGATAGCCAGTATAAATACGAGGGTGGCAATAAACTCAGTGAGGAGATTATACCAGGGTGTTCGTATAGCCGGTGCGGTGCAGAATACTGCCAGTTTACCGGCGGCATCATCGCTGGCATCGAAATGTTTTTTATAGCAAAGCCATACGAGGAGGGCGCCGAGCATGGCTCCTAACAGTTGGGCTCCTATGTACGCCGGTACAAGCGACCAGCTGAAAGATCCTTTGATGGCCAGTGCAAGGGTGACGGCAGGATTGAGGTGGGCGCCGCTGTACTGTCCGGCGCAGAAAACGCCTACAAATACGGCCATGGCCCATCCCATGGAGATAACGATCCAGCCGCTCTGCTGGCCTTTGGATTTGCTGAGTACTACGTTGGCAACTACGCCATCGCCAAGGGCGATGAGAAAAGCGGTACCGATGATTTCGGCTAATAATGGTGACATGTGTGGAATTTTTTATTCTTCTGTCCAGGCCTGGGCTGCTTTGATAGCTCGTTTCCAGTCTTTACAGAGTTGATTACGTTGTGTTTGTTCCATAGTTGGGTCGAAGGTGGCATCTATTTTCCATTGCTGGTCGATAGTTTCGATGCTGTCCCAGAAGCCAACGGCCAGTCCGGCGAGGTAGGCGGCGCCTAGTGCGGTGGTTTCGGTGATCCTGGGTCGTACTACACGCACCTGCAACAGATCTGATTGGAATTGCATCAGGAGGTTGTTGCGGGTAGCGCCGCCATCCACACGCAGTTCACTGATGGGCATGCCGGCATCCGCTTCCATGGCTTTGAGCACGTCCATGGTCTGGAAGGCGATGCTGTCGAGTGCGGCGCGGGCAATATGGGCAGAGCTGGTACCGCGGGTGATGCCGACCATGGTACCACGGGCATGCTGGTTCCAGTAGGGGGCGCCGAGGCCGGCGAATGCCGGTACAAAATATACGCCGTCGCTATGTGGTACGGTGGCGGCCAGTTTCTCCACATCTACAGAGTGATGAATGATACCAAGGCCGTCGCGCAGCCACTGTACTACTGCACCACCGATGAAGATGCTGCCTTCCAGGGCATAGGTTGTTTTACCATTGATCTGCCAGGCTACGGTGGTGAGGAGGTTGTTATGTGAGGGGATGGGTTTGTCGCCGGTATTGAGCACCATAAAACAGCCGGTGCCATAGGTATTTTTGAGCATACCGGGAGCGGTGCACATTTGTCCGAACAGGGCTGCCTGCTGGTCGCCGGCGATGCCTGCAATCGGAATACGGTAGGGGGTGAGGGAGGCTTCGGAATAGCCGTATACTTCACTGGAAGGTTTAACTTCAGGCAGCATAGCGGCGGGGATGTTGAAGAGTGACAATAGTTCCTCATCCCATTTCATATCGTGGATATTAAACAACAGCGTGCGGGAGGCGTTGCTTACATCGGTGATATGCAGGTGTCCGTTGGAGAAGTTCCAGGTGAGCCAGCTGTCAACTGTACCGAAGGCCAGTTCGCCGTTTTCGGCTTTGCGTCTGGCTTCGGGGACATTATCGAGTATCCATTTTATTTTGGTGGCAGAGAAGTAGGCATCGATACGCAGGCCTGTTTTGTCTTTGATCAGTTGTTCCTTTCCTTCTTTGATGAGTGTGTCGCAGTAGGCGGCAGTACGGCGGTCCTGCCATACGATGGCATTATGAATGGGTTTGCCTGTTTTGCGGTCCCATACGATAGTGGTTTCGCGTTGGTTGGTGATGCCGATGGCAGCGATGTTTTCGCCTGATATCCTGGCTTTGAGCAGTACTTCTGCTGCTACGCTGGCCTGTGATGTCCATATTTCCATGGCATCATGTTCTACCCAGCCGGGTTGCGGAAATATCTGTTTGAATTCTTTTTGAGCAGTAGCCTTGATACTGCCGTCGTGATCGAAGATAATGGCGCGGGAACTGGTGGTTCCCTGGTCGAGGGCAAGAATATATTTCCCCATCCGTAAGTTGTTTAGTGGCTAACAATTTACAAAAAAAATCCCCGGCGCAAGAACTGCACCGGGGATACACCATCTAAAAAATATGTTGAAAATTACATTTTCTTGGCATCATCCAGGAACTTAGCCAGGCCGATATCCGTTAACGGATGTTTCAGCAGGCCAAGGATGGAGTCTAACGGGCAAGTACATACGTCGGCACCTACTTCAGCACATTTTACAATGTGGAGGGCGCTACGGATGGACGCTGCCAGGATTTCAGTTTTAAAGCCCTGCAGGCTGTATATCTGAGAGATCTGAGCGATCAGTTCAACACCGTCCCAGTTGCTGTCATCGATACGTCCGATGAAAGGAGATACGTAAGCGGCTCCTGCTTTAGCAGCCAGAATAGCCTGACCAGCAGAGAATACCAGCGTACAGTTTGTTCTGATACCGTTTTCAGAAAACCATTTGATGGCTTTTACACCTTCTTTGATCATCGGCACTTTCACCACAATATTCGGGTGGATGGCAGCCAGCTTTTTGCCTTCTTCAACGATAGATTTAAAATCAGTAGAAAATACTTCGGCACTCACATCTCCGTCCACGATATCGCAGATATCTGCGTAATGTTTGAGAATAGCGGCTTCTCCCTTGATACCTTCCTTCGCCATCAGGGAAGGGTTGGTAGTCACTCCATCCAGTACGCCGAGATCATGAGCTTCCCTGATCTGATCAAGATTCGCTGTATCGATAAAGAATTTCATACTATTAAAAATTAGTTTGTAAGGATCTGCTTTGAGTCATTTTGCGGAGTACACTGTCATTAGTGAAGAGGTGAGAGAATAGTAACCAGATGACTATTGACAAGCAACTAATGACCTTTAAAAAAGAAAAAAGGCAAGTTACTTATATCGCACCGCTTCAACCACCTACCCTTGCTACATTCCTGTCCTGGGGGAGTTCAGCAGGAGCTGGTCGTATAAGACTTGCCGGTTGCAAAGGTAATGCAATTCACTGAAAATCCAAATTTTGTGAAAGAAATCTCAAAAAAAATTTTCAATATGCCTGTGTTGCCTATTATTTTCCAGTTAAAAAATCAATGAAATATGTATGTGTTTCATTTGTTATACCTGAATTTTTTTGTATCTTGTTGGCTAATCCCGCACTGTAGCTCACTCCGTTGACTGCAGTCATTTTTCATTATTTCATCAAAAACAATATCCTTATGGACAACGCAGCAAGTGGTGCCATCTTCGCATTAATGCTCCCTCTTCTTTTATTCTTTTTAGCTTTTGGGATTTTCTACATCATTTGTAACTGGAAAATCTACAAAAAAGCTGGTTTTGAAGGATGGGAATGCATTGTACCTATCTACAGCACTATCATCATGTTAAGAATTATCGGTAAACCATGGTGGTGGTTGCTGTTGTTCATGATCCCCGGTGTCAACATTATTTTTGCCATCTGGGCTACAAACCTGCTCAGCAAAAGCTTTGGAAAAGATGTGGGCTTTACCCTGGGCATATTATTCCTGGGCTTTATCTTTATTCCTATCCTGGCATTCGACCGTAGCATCGTTTATCAAGGCCCTGCCGGCGATCCCAACGGTATCCGTCCAATGGAAGATGTGAACACCATCGGCACAAATGCTGCTTAATTCCTTACCTTAAATCCACTTAACCTATGGAATCATTTAATGATACAAAAAACACCGACCTGCTCAGCGATCTGGAAGAACCGGCTCCAGAGTTGGCCAGCAAAGGCCTCCGTTTCGCCAATTATCTGGTCGACTTTCTGGTGATTTTTGTCGTTCTCATATGCCTTATGAACTTTGCTCAACTGGCCATGGCTGAAATACAGGTGATCTACATCGTGTTTTTCCTGCTTTATTACAGTATCATGGAAGGACTGATGAACGGCCGGACCATTGGTAAAATGGTAACCGGAACCCGTGTAGTAACCAGGGATAACGAACCGATCAGCTTCGGTAAGGCCCTGGGCCGCTCTGCTTCCAGACTGGTGCCTTTTGAAGCATTCAGTCTTTTGTTTGGCGACGCTGCCTGGCACGACAACTGGACAAATACTATCGTAGTAAAAAACAAATAAAGATAACCAGCGCGTAAGCGTCTGTATAAAACGAAGAGCGCGGAGATTTCCTCCGCGCTCTTCGTTTTATACTATTGTATTAATTGTCTTTCGTCGTGTAGTAGTTGTAATCATTCAACACTGTTTCCAGAAAACTGGTATTGGGTAGCTCAGACTGGATATGCAGCACTTCTTTTACCCGATGGGCCACTTTGGCCGCCAGCACTTCATCTTTGGCTTTGAGCGCCTTATCGAGTAGCTCTTTTACCTTGTTCATATCCCTGTCGGATAAACGGGTGATCTGCGGAAACTGTGGCTGGTAGTCTGTTGCAGACATATCCCTGAAGATGGTTTCTTCAATGCTTCCCGTTCTTTTGATGTTGATCACAATTGTACCGGCTACCACATCGCCCAGACGTTGACTGTAAGGAGTACGGGCTATCGCTACTACCGGGATGATTACCGGAATAAGAAACATAAAGAACAGCAGTGGCGACTCTATCATCCGGAAGATCCAGCGGATCAGATGCTGACTGACGGTTGGCTGGTTGCCGGTAAGACTTACCACTTTCAGATGCATCAGTTTTTTCCCGGGAGTCTGGCCTCCCATCGATATTTCCAGTACCAGAAAATATAACATCAGCGGAAGGGAAAGAATCAATGTTAAAAGTACCTGGGTAGTAGTATTGCTAAAATGAAAAGATACCAATACCATATACATCATCAGATAATAGCAGAGCCGGATCCCGAAATCAATGAGCCAGGCCAGAAAACGCTTCATTGCATCCGCCGTTTCAAATTCAAGATCAATGTTAAAGGAAGTTGGTATTTTTATGTTGCTCATACTCAAATTTACATATTTGTTTATATATTGTTAAACGATTTAGTAAGTTTGCTGATACTCCCCATAGTAACCCGTTACTGCAGGTAGATATCAAGACTTAAAAGGGAATTTGACTCACTATGAGAGAATCATTGTTTATCAAGAAAAATTTGCCCCGCTGGAAAAAAATCCAGGAGGAGCCCACCGATGACCCTGATGAGATGGCGGAAAGATTTGTTTCCTTACTGGACGACCTCTCCTATGCCAAAACATTCTATAGCTTTAGTAAAGTAACCCGCTATATCAACGGCCTGGCCGCCGGCATTTACCAACGGATATATCAGAACAGGAAAGAAGAAGTAGGCCGTTTTCAATTATTCTTCCGTTTTGAACTGCCATTGCTTTTCCGGCAATATCACCGTTTGCTGCTGTTCACCTTCTGTTTCTTTCTGGTGTTCTGTATCATCGGTGCTTTTTCTTCTGCCCATGATGAAACTTTTGTGAGAGGATTTCTGGGGGATGAATATGTGAATATGACAGAAAGAAATATCGCCAATAATGATCCTTTTGGTGTTTATAAGGACGGTAATCCCTTGCTGATGTTCTTGCGGATTGCGGTCAACAATATCCGGGTGGCGCTGATGTGTTATGTAGGCGGTATCTTTCTGGGTATTGGCTCTTTGTACCTGTTGCTGCAAAACGGTATTATGCTCGGTGTGTTTCAGTACATCTTCTTTTCACACGGCCTGGGATTTAAATCTGTGCTGGTGATATGGATACATGGCACGCTGGAAATTTCCAGTATTGTAGTTTCCGGTTGTGCCGGGATTATACTGGGTAAAAGTATCTTGTTCCCTGGTACCCGTAAAAGGCTGGAGTCTCTGCGCAAAGGTGCGAAAGACGGAATCAAGATCATGGTGGCGCTTATCCCTGTGTTTGTAGTAGCAGCTTTTCTGGAAGGTTTTGTAACCCGCTATACCGGAATGCCGCTGTGGCTCAGCCTTCTGATCCTCACAGGGTCTCTGTGTTTTATGGTGGGATATTTTATCCTCTATCCCATTCACCTGCACCGCAAAGGATATCGTTTAAATGCTGCCGGTAAAGTAGTCTTTCCTTTTTCCCGGCCAAAGTAACTGATGATGAAAATTGATTGTAGAAAATATGTGAAACGCCTGTTGCTGCTGATCATGCTGTGTATCCCCCTGAAAGGGCTGTCACAGCAGCCTGTGGCCGGAGATCAGGAAACAAAAAAAGGACAGGAAACAAATGTAACTCCTTCCATACCGTACTACGACAAACGAACTGTATCTGAAGCCGTGATCACAAAGTTGAAGCAGGATAAGAAGATGCAGTACCGTGATGAAGATGCGAAGAAGTCCCGCTCCGGAGAAGGCTTTTTCCGTGCGTTGGCTGCGCTCTTTCTTTTCATATCCAAAATCCGGTTTATGGCTGCCATTTTATTGCTGGCTTTTCTGGGATTTCTCTTGTTTCGTTTCATGAAAAACAATGGTATGAGCATCTTCCGGAAGCCCAAAGAGCTGGAAGTAACAGAGGAAATACACGAAGAAGATTTACGGAGTGCTGGTGAATATGAAGATAAGATCAGGGCTGCTATTGCTGCCAGAGATATCCGGCAGGCCGTACGGTGGTGGTATTTGTATACGTTGTTTCAGCTGGCCAACAGACAACTGATCATCCCCGGAAGGGAAAAAACGAACAATGACTATCTGCGCAGTATGCGTAATACACCTTACTATAAAACGTTTTCCACACTGACACTGGACTATGAATACATCTGGTATGGCGGGTTTGAAGTCAGTGAAGCGCAATTCAGTGCCATGGACCAACAGTTCAGGGATTTTAATCATCAATTAGGCAAAGCTTCGTGAAAAAAAGGACTACCTATATCATTATTGTCGTTGTAGCATTATTACTGGTAATGCTGGCGTTGTTTAGTAACAGTGACTTTGTTAATACTGAACAGCTGTCCACCAACATGGAAAAGGCTTCCTTTTCAAGCAAGGATAAAAAGGCCGGCGGGACTTACGTGGCTTTTAAAACATTGCCGGAACTTTTTGCAGGCAGGCCTGTACAGGTGGTTGCCAAACCCTTTGCCACCACGTATGCCAAAGAAGCGGAGTTGCATGGTTCCTACAACGCTTATATCATTGTAGCTAATGAACTGTTTGCCACAGAGCGTGATGTAGAGTCGATGCTGTATTATGCTTCCCTGGGAAACTTCCTGTTTATCAGCGTTAACCGGATGGACCCGCTGCTGGCCAAAAAGCTGAAGTTTACCGTAGTGGATGGAGAGAACTTTCAGCAGAAAAAATCCAATACTGCCCAGCGATATAAAGATTCCTCACTCAATCTGGACACCGCTTTCAGCTATATGGGTATGATCAGCGGCAGCTATTTTTCCAGCATAGATACCGCTACCACCAAGGTTTTTGGGATGAATTACAAAAGCAGACCTAATTTTATCGGGATGGCTTATGGTGACGGTTTTGTTTATGTATCCCTCAACCCTTACACATTCAGTAACTATTTCCTGCTACATCAAAACAATATTGCTGCGCAGGAAATACAGATGTCCTATCTGCCGAATGACGCTACCAACGTATATTGGGACGATTTTTATTGTCATCAGTATGGTCCGCAGTCGGGTGATTTCAGCCAGTGGCAGGTGCTGATGCGTTACCCTGCCATGCGCTGGGCCTTATGGCTGGCAGTGTTGCTGTTGTTGTTGTATGTAATTTTTGAAGGTAAACGAAGACAGCGTATCATCCCCGAAAAGCCGGCGCTGGCCAATAACTCGCTGGAGTTTGTAGATGCTGTCGGACAGCTGTATTATCAGCAACGCAACAACTACAACCTGGCTCACAAAATGATCATTCATTTGCTGGAGTATATCCGTTCCCGTTATTATCTCAATACTAATCATTTGAACGATCAGTTTGTTGAAGCACTGGCTAAAAAAGCGGCCATGCCTGAAACAACTATCCGGGAACTGTTTTCCATGCTTCATCAGATACAGCTGGCAGGCGAGGTAAGCGACGAACAGCTGGAACATTTCTATCAACTCATTCAACATTTTTATTTAAATACGAAGTAAATAATGGACATCAATA is part of the Chitinophaga flava genome and encodes:
- a CDS encoding DUF4129 domain-containing protein, with protein sequence MMKIDCRKYVKRLLLLIMLCIPLKGLSQQPVAGDQETKKGQETNVTPSIPYYDKRTVSEAVITKLKQDKKMQYRDEDAKKSRSGEGFFRALAALFLFISKIRFMAAILLLAFLGFLLFRFMKNNGMSIFRKPKELEVTEEIHEEDLRSAGEYEDKIRAAIAARDIRQAVRWWYLYTLFQLANRQLIIPGREKTNNDYLRSMRNTPYYKTFSTLTLDYEYIWYGGFEVSEAQFSAMDQQFRDFNHQLGKAS
- a CDS encoding stage II sporulation protein M; protein product: MRESLFIKKNLPRWKKIQEEPTDDPDEMAERFVSLLDDLSYAKTFYSFSKVTRYINGLAAGIYQRIYQNRKEEVGRFQLFFRFELPLLFRQYHRLLLFTFCFFLVFCIIGAFSSAHDETFVRGFLGDEYVNMTERNIANNDPFGVYKDGNPLLMFLRIAVNNIRVALMCYVGGIFLGIGSLYLLLQNGIMLGVFQYIFFSHGLGFKSVLVIWIHGTLEISSIVVSGCAGIILGKSILFPGTRKRLESLRKGAKDGIKIMVALIPVFVVAAFLEGFVTRYTGMPLWLSLLILTGSLCFMVGYFILYPIHLHRKGYRLNAAGKVVFPFSRPK
- a CDS encoding DUF4350 domain-containing protein; amino-acid sequence: MKKRTTYIIIVVVALLLVMLALFSNSDFVNTEQLSTNMEKASFSSKDKKAGGTYVAFKTLPELFAGRPVQVVAKPFATTYAKEAELHGSYNAYIIVANELFATERDVESMLYYASLGNFLFISVNRMDPLLAKKLKFTVVDGENFQQKKSNTAQRYKDSSLNLDTAFSYMGMISGSYFSSIDTATTKVFGMNYKSRPNFIGMAYGDGFVYVSLNPYTFSNYFLLHQNNIAAQEIQMSYLPNDATNVYWDDFYCHQYGPQSGDFSQWQVLMRYPAMRWALWLAVLLLLLYVIFEGKRRQRIIPEKPALANNSLEFVDAVGQLYYQQRNNYNLAHKMIIHLLEYIRSRYYLNTNHLNDQFVEALAKKAAMPETTIRELFSMLHQIQLAGEVSDEQLEHFYQLIQHFYLNTK